TCAAAAGAAGATTTAGTTAGCAATATAAAATACTTAAATCCGGATTTAATTTTCTTTTCTGGAGATCAAGTTTATGACCATAGTGAACATTATTTATATTGGTTAAAGTTTGGTAGAGATTTTGGTGAAATATTACGAAACACACCTTCTGTAATTCTTCCGGATGATCACGATATTGGTCACGGTAATCTTTGGGGACAAGGAGGAAAAAAAGCGGATTCAAGACGAGGAATTTCAGGTGGATATTACATGTCTCCAGAATATGTAAAAGAAGTTGAACGCGCACAAACAAGCCATTTACCCGATCCTTTTGACCCAACTCCTGTTGAACAAGGAATTGGAGTTTATTATACCGATTTAAAATGGGGAGGAATGAGTTTTGCAATTTTAGAAGATCGAAAATTTAAATCTGGTTTGGATGAAATGGTAAAACACAATCCTGATATTTTTCCAAATGGCGGTTATGAGGCTATTTTTGATCCAAAAGTTGACACAAGAAAATTAGATGTTCCAGGAACCACTTTACTTGGTGAACGCCAATTAAAGTTTTTAGAAACTTGGACTACAGATTGGGAAAATACTGAAATGAAAACTGTATTATCTCAAACCACATTTGCAATGGTTGATAATTACACAGGAAAATATGATAGAGAATTATTTGCCGATTTCGATTCAAATGGATGGCCTCAATCAGGTAGAAATAAAGCTTTAACGGTAATTAGAAAAAGTTTTTCACCAATGATTTCAGGTGATACACATTTAGGTACTTTATTTCAACACGGAATAGATGATTGGAACGATGCTGGTTATTGTTTTGCAACCCCCGCAATTGCTAATTTTTGGTTGCGATGGTGGGAACCAAATGTTCCGGGTAAAAATAAATTAAAAAATGCGCCTTCATATACTGGGGAATTTTTAGATGGATTTAAAAATAAAATAACGGTAAAAGCTGCAGCAAATCCAACATTACCTGAAATAAAAGAAGGAGGATATCTTTCGACACGTGCTGCTGGTTTTGGTGTTGTTACATACAATAAAAAAGTTAGAACAATTACATTTGATTGTTGGGCTAGAAACGTTGATATTTCAAAGCCAAATACAAAACAATATCCAGGTTGGCCAGTAACAATTTCACAAAAAGACAATTTTAAAATTGAAAAAGGCTATGAATTACCTCTGCTTAATATTTCAAAAAATAACCAAGTAGTTACTGTTAAAAATCAATTTACAAAAGAAGTTATTTCTTCAATTCGTATTAATGGAAACACTTATCAACCTAAAGTTTTATATCCTGGCAACTATTATATAGAAATAGGTGAGGGATTAAATAAAAAACGATTGCAAGAAATTGAAGCCAAAGCGAAAAATAAATCTACAATCCAAATAAATTTATAACAACATGAAAACTCTAAAATTAGTTTCGATTATAGGTCTTGTATTAGTCTTTAGTTTTGTGAGTTGTAATAAAAAACAACCTAATAATTCTACAATTGACACATTAGTTCTATTTGATTTTGAGAATAATTTTGACGAATCTTTGGTTAAACCTCAAGATGCTACTTTCAAACTAATTAAGGAAGAAAAAAATAGCTTTATACAAGTTGACAACGGTTATACTTTAAGGGAAACTGGTGTTAAATTGGTGAGCTCAATAGAAAATCCTTGGAATTTAACGGGTTATTATCAAGTAAAAGCTGATGTTTCAAATACTGGAGACGAAATTATTCAAGTAGAACTTTTTGTAGGTAATGATCCAGACGGTTTAAAAAGATGGTATTGTTCAGATTATATAGATTTAAAACCTGGTGAAAGTGGTACCATCACAGTAGATTTAGCTTGGACTCCTTGGGTTTTTAAACCTCAATTAGATATTGTAGGCATGCGTGGAATTCCTGGGGCTTTAAAAACTGATATCAGTGCTATTCAAGAAATGGTTTTCTGCTCACGCTATGGAACACAACCAAATCAATTCACTATAGATAATATAAGAGCTGTTGGAAAATTAGAAGAAAGAAAACCAGATAATTTTTTCCCTTTTGTAGATGAATTCGGACAATACATGCATAAAGATTGGGAAGGTAAAATACATTCGGAAACTGAATTAAAAGATGCTGCTAAAAAAGAATTAGAAGAGCTTTCGAAAAACAGTGAACCAAAAGATTTAGGAACGTTTGGAGGATGGACTAAAGGACCTAAATTAAAAGCTACTGGATTTTTTAGAACTGAAAAAGTTGATGATAAATGGTGGATTGTAGATCCTGAAGGTTATATATTTTGGACTGCTGGTTTAAATTGTGTTGCTTCAGATGCTGTATTTACGGGTACAGATTTTAGAGAACATTATTTTGAAAAACTACCCAATTCTGAAAGTGATTTTGGACAGTTTTATTCTATCGGAACTCATACTTCTCATGGTTTTTACAAAGGAAAATCACCTTTTAAAACGTATAATTTCTACCAAAGTAACCTCTTTAGAAAATATGGTGTTAATTGGCTAGAAAAATTCCAAGAAATGGCTCATTTAAGAATCAAAGATTGGGGAATGAACACTATTGGATTTGTGTCGGATTTTGGAGCAACAAGACAACAAAAAACACCATATGTTGGCTCCATTTGGATAAGAAATACACCAAAAATTGAAGGATCTGAAGGGTTTTGGGGAAAGTTTCACGATGTATTTGATCCAAATTTTAGAATTGCGGTAAAAAATTCTGTATTAGATCAAAAAGAAGGAGCTAACGATCCTTGGTGCATTGGATATTTTGTTGATAATGAATTGTCGTGGGGTCTATTAGGATCGCTTTCAATAGGAACTTTAAAAAGTAATGCTTCTCAACCAGCAAAAATTGAATTTATTAAAGATTTAAAAGCAAAATATAGCTCTATTGAAAACTTAAATAATGTGTGGAAAACAAAACATACTTCATGGGGTGAGTTATTGAATGCTACTTTAGCCCCAAATCAAGAAAATGCAAAAGAGGATTTAGTTGATTTTTACCAAAAAATAGCTGAAACATATTTCAGAATCATTAATGAAGAATTAAAAAAAGTAGCTCCAAATCAAAATTACTTGGGCTGTCGATTTGCATGGGCTAATAATGATATTGTCTTAACTGCAGCTAGCAAGTACTTAGACATTATGAGTTTTAATAAATATGAATATTCTATTGAGCATTTCTCACTTCCAAAAGGTGTTGACAAACCTGTTATAATTGGAGAATTCCACTTTGGAGCATTAGATAAAGGAAGTTTTCACGTGGGGATTAAAAAAGCAAAAGATCAGGCTGAAAGAGGTCAAATGTATCAAAATTATATTCAAGGAGCCTTAAGACATCCAAATATAGTTGGAGCTCATTGGTTTCAATATTTAGATGAACCAAATACTGGGCGATTTGATGGAGAAAATTATAACGTTGGATTTATTGATGTTTGTGATAACCCATATCCAGAATTAATAAAAAAAGTAAAAGAAACTACGTATTCAATGTATGACTACAGAACAAATAATTAAAAATATCATAAATAAAATTATTAGATAAATGAAAAATATAAGTCAAGAAGAGAAAGACTATCTCAAAGGAGACGGTGAAACATCTAACGATAAAATCGTGTTAGATCTTTCAGGAAGTAACTGGCAAATGGAAGGTATTAGACCCAATGAAGGTGTAAAAATTGGGTTTCATCAACTAAATTTTGATATCACAGGAGATTCATTTAACTGGGGTTTTGCAAAAGTACCTGGAGATGTTTATACAGATCTTTGGAGACAAGGTAGGATTGAAGATCCTCATTTTGGGAGAAATAGCCTAAAGGCAAAATGGGTTCCTGAAAATGAATGGTGGTACAAACGTCAGTTTGATGTTCCAAAAGAAATGGACGGGAAACGTATCCAATTGGTATTTGATGGTGTAGATTTTGGCTGTGATGTATATTTAAATGGTGAATTATTAGGAACACACGAAGGTATGTTTTCCCAATTTAAATTTGATGTCTCAAATACCATTCGTTTTGAACGTTTGCGCTTTGGAACTAATGTTCTAATGGTTCGTTTACATCCTGCTCCAAGACGTTATAGTCAAGTTGCTGGTAGAAAACCAGCTTGGCATGGTGATTACTGGGTAGCCTTGCCTCCAACTGGAATTTGGAAACCTGTTTACCTAGAAGCAATGGGAAATGTTACCATTGAAGATACGTATGTGAAATCATCTATTTTAAAAGATGATTTAGCAAAATTAGATATCGATATTGAATTAGAAAATCATTTTGAGGATGAGCAAGAAGTTTTAATTGATATTGAAGTTGAAGGAAATAATTTTGAATCACAAACTTTTTCAATCAATACCAAAGCTAAATTATTAAAAAAAGGCACAAACAATTTAAATCTTTCATTAGATATTGACAATGCAAAATTATGGTGGCCTTGGGATTTAGGTGATCAAAATTTATATAATGCAACAGTTACTATTTCTGATAAGAACGAACAAATTTTAGATACAACCACTACTACTTTTGGTATTAGAGAAGTAGAGATGGTACACAATCCTGGTTTTACATTAGATGAAGTTGAAAACCCTTGGACAGTTATGATTAATGGAAAACGTCATTTCATGCGTTCAGGAACTTGGGGTGGACCTCCAGATATTTTTATGGGTCGCGCGCATCCAAGTAAATATGTAGAATTAATCAGATTGGCTAAAGAAGCTAACTTTAATAATCTGCGTATTTTCGGTTGGCATCCAGAAGAAATTCCATTGTTTTATCAATTATGTAATGAAGCAGGAATTACTGTTTGGCAGGATGTATTGCCATTGGCTAGTTTGTCGTTACCAAAAGATCAGGAATTTAAAGATGCAGTTTTTGCTGAAGCAATTTCATCGGTTAAAGCGCAACGTAATCATCCTTGTATTGTTTTACTTGAAGGTTCTGAAGAGTTATTTATGACGGCTTCTGATCCAGTTCACAACTTACAATTTGTAAATGAATTGGGTGAGGCAATAAAACCTTATACTCCTCTTCATTTTATTCCTTCATCTCCTTTAAGTGATGAAGTTGGAATGAATTTAGGCTTCAAACCTAATGAAAGTTTCCACGCGAACGACTTATTTTATGGTGAAGGAGAATTTGTAATGGAAGATTATTTCCCTAGTTTAGATTATGCTGTAATTCCTGAATTGGCAATTTCTTCTTGCCCAAATATTGAAAGTATTAAAAAGTTTATTCCCGCTGATGAAATTTGGCCTCCAGGACCAAGTTGGGGACATCATTGGACAGATTTTGACGCATTAAGAACACTGAATTTTGAAGTTGTTGGAGATCAAAGTACAGATAGTTTAGAGAGTTTTGTAACTGCTACACAAATTGCGCAAGGAGCTATTTTTCAATATGCTTTAGAACATTTCCGGACAAGAAAACCTAAAACAAGTGCCATTTGTATTTGTCATTATATCACATTTGCACCAGATATGAAATGGGGAATTGTTGATTATTATCAAGAGAAAAAATTATCTTTTGATTATGTAAGAAAAGCTTATCAACCTGTTTTATTAACTATGAAACATTATGATAGACGTTGGTTACCAGGTGAAGAATTCAAAGGTGAATTATGGGTAGTGAACGATTTATACAAATCATTCAACAACTCTAAAGCAACTATCAAATTTTTAGATAATAACAAAAAAGTTATCAAGGAAGAACAATTTGATTTTGCATCAATTGGAGGTGATAGTTCATCTAAATATATTGATGTTTCTTGTAAAGTACCAGGTGAAATTGGAGACAAGTTTTATGCTGAAATGACTTTGGTTGATGCTGAAGGCACTATTATATCTGAAAATGATTATATGATGTTGGTTGCTGACAAAATAAAAGACAGAGCTGAGTTAAGAGCTATTGGATTAGAAGCTTTTAAAATTAAACAAAAATATGGTTGGGCAAATTACTTTAGATATTTCCCAGGATTGGGTGCTGAAGAAGGTCATTTAGAAGCTGATCAAAAAATGCCAATAGCAAGAGGTTTTGACACTAAATAAAAATTATGTTTAATTACACAAAAATAGACAGACTGGGGATTATCACTTTAGATAAATCCCCAGCTAATAGTTACGATGTCCACTTTTTTAATGAGTTTGAAACTATTTTAAACACCATTGAAAATGATAAAGACGTCGCCGTTGTTTTACTAAAAAGTGGCATTCCTAAATTTTTCTGTGCGGGTGCAGACATCAAGGTTTTTGCCAGTAACACCGTTGAAGAAAACAACAAAATGGTGGCTATGGCAAATAAAATAGCGACAATGATTAGTTCAAGCTCAAAAATATTTATCGCTTTTTTAAACGGTCACACATTAGGTGGCGGATTAGAATTAGCCGTTGCTTGCGATATTCGTTTGGCTTCAAACAAAAAATTTCTAATCGGTTTACCTGAAGTAAAACTAGGGTTAATGCCTGGCAATGGAGGTATTCCACGACTCGTAAATGCAGTGGGGCATTCATATGCATTTGAAATGGTTATTTCAGGAAATCCAATCAATTCCGAAGAAGCATTTAGAATTGGACTCGCTCATAAATTATACAACGTAGAAACTGCTGAACAAGAAGCGTTGGAATATGCAAAAAACCTTTCCAAAGGACCAAAAATAGCAATGGCAACTATCAAACAAACTTTTGCCGAAGGAGTTGGAAAAAGGACACAAGATTTCCTTCAATTAGAAACTAAAATGGTTAAAAATCTTTACGACACTTTTGATGCGAAAGAAGGATTTCAATCATTTATAGAAAAACGCGAACCTAAATTTGAATAAATAAAATATACCAACTATGAATTCAACAAATATAAAACACTATTCTTGTTACATTAATGGAGAATGGTTAGATGATAACACAAGGGAAGTTATTCAAGTCGAAAACCCAGCAAACAACGAAATTTATGCCACTGTTACTGCTTGTACAAAAGATGATGTTCAATATGCTTTGGAATCTTCTGAAAAAGCACAACGTGCCTGGGCATTAACACCCGCAAACACAAGAGCACAATACATTATAGAAATTGCGAATAAATTAAAAGCTGAACGTGAACATTTCGCTAAACTTTTGGTTTTGGAACAAGGGAAAACGTATCCCGAAGCTTTAGGTGAAGTTGATGACACTATTACGTATATGACGTATTCTGCAGAATCGGCTCGCAGAATTCAAGGTGCTATTTTTCCTGCTGAACAAGCCAATAAAAGACTTTCAATATATAAAGTCCCTTATGGCGTTACAGTTGGATTATGTGCTTTCAATTATCCTTTAGCTTTAATTGGACGAAAAGTTGGTCCGGCATTAGCCACTGGAAATACCATGATTATCAAACCACATGAATTAACTCCAACTACCGCCTCTGAATTTTGTCGTTTAGTAGATGAATCAAGTCTACCAAAAGGGGTTATCAATATGGTGTCTACCAAAAATGCTGAAGCGGCCTCATTGTTAGTTGAAAGTCCGATTACAAAACTAATTTCATTAACGGGAAGTACGCGAGCTGGAAGAGCAATGTACAGAGCGGCTGCTGAAAATATTACTGGATTAATTTTAGAGTTAGGTGGCAAGGCACCCTTTATTGTATGTGAAGATGCCGATATTGATAAAGCTGTTGATGCCGCTGTAATTTCAAGATATGCAAATTGCGGACAAGTTTGTATCTGCAACGAAATGGTTTTTGTGGATGAAAAAATAGCAGATGAATTTACAGATAAAGTTATCAAAAGAACAAAACAAATTAAAGTTGGAGATCCTTTTGATAGTTCCGTAAATATGGGGCCAAATGTGAGTAAATTCGGTTTGGAACGTGTGCATAATTTGGTAAAAGAAAATGTAAACCAAGGTGCTGAATTATTATTAGGAGGTAGCCGACCGGAAGGAAAGTATTTTGAAAAAGGAAACTGGTACACCCCTACAATTTTAGGAAATGTAAAAGGTACTGATGCCACTATAAGTCAAGAACTATTTGCTCCAATTATGCCAATCGTAAAGGTAATTGGTTTTGACGAAGCATTAGCACTGGCAAACAATCGTGAAGAAGGTCTTTCGGCTTATTTATATACGAATGATTATAGAATTCATCAAAAAGCAATTGACTCGTTAGAGGTTGGAACTATATTCATCAACCAACAAATAATTGGTAATATTCAAGGGTATCATTCAGGTCACAAAACTTCTGGCATTGCAGGTGAAGATGGTGTTTACGGTGTTGACCATTACCTTCAAAAGAGAACAATTTATTTGAATTACGAATAATTCAATTAGAAAAAACTATGGTGAAGTTTAGCAAAGAACATTTAAGGTTTTTAAAAAAACTCATAATAATGTTAGTGACAATTAACATTGTCATAAGCTGTAATTCTGATAATTCAGAAGATATAATTATTGAGGATTACGTTGGTGATGTCATATTAAAAACTCAAATAGAAGTTGATGACTTTGGAAAAAAGGAGTACTTGAACATTATTGGGTCTTTATGGATAACACCGGAAGACCTATCTGACATTCAAAATCTTTCAGCCTTAAAATCACTGACTTGTATTTCTGGAGATTTAGTCATTAAATTTAGTAATCTTATAGATTTGTCTGGTTTTAATAATCTTACCAAAATTGAAGGTGGTCTATATATGAATAGCAATCCGTCTTTAGCAAGTCTAACTGGTTTAAGCAAACTAGAAACAGTGGGAACGGTTGCTGGTCGTGATATGCTCCAAATTGATGATAATAATTCTCTAGTAAATATAGATGGGTTAAAAAGTTTGACCACTATTACTGGTATATTATGGATAGCTAATAATAGTTCAATAGCTAATATTAGAGGGGTGAATAATTTAAGTACAATAAACCGTCATTTATGGATTCTTAACAATCCAAAACTAACAAGTTTAGAAGGGTTAGAAAAAATAGAATTTTTAGGTGAGAGTGAGGGCCATTTACTTATTGATGATAATGACTCTCTCTTAAATTTAAAAGGCTTAGAAAATCTTTCGATTATAAAAGGTTATATACAAATTACCAATAATAATGCTCTCATTGATTTTAATGAATTAGCCAATTTAACATTGGTAAATTATGGAGTTAATATTCAAGATAATAGTTCTTTAGTTAGTCTAGATGGTTTTATCAATCTAAAATCAGCAGGTGGATTTACGATTCAAAGTAATAGTGTTTTAGCTGATTTTTGTGGATTGAAACCATTTTTAGAAGAAGACACTTTAGATACACAATATATTGTAAACAGTAATTTATACAACCCAACTAAAGAACAAATAGTAGATGGAAATTGTAGTAATTAATATGAATTATTCAAATTAAACAATTAATTAAAATAATATGGGAATAGGAATATTTTGGGTTTTATTAGCCGCCATCATGCTTGGATTTTATGCGTTTCCAAGCAAATTTGTTAAAAATTATGCCGTTGAAAATTTATGGAGTGGCTTTTGGCTATTGGCTATGTTTGTTGTTCCTATAATTTCAACATTATTTTTAGTTGAAGGTCTTGGCGCAACCTATGATCAAGTTCCGAACTCCATTTTTGCATCCATTTTTGCATTGAGTATTTTATGGGGAATTGGCAACTTATTATGGGGTATTAGCATTTCAAAAATAGGAATGGCACTGGGGTTTTCACTATTAATTGGTGTAGCTACTTTAACAGGTTCGTTATTACCATTTTTTATGGGAGGTGCAGACAAATTAGCAACACCTGGTGGTATGCTTATTTTGGGTGGAATTTTTGTAATTATGTTGGGAATTATTGCCAACGGAAAAGCAGGTTTGCTTCGTGAAACAAACAATGATACTGCTAAAGATACAACTACCAAAAATAACATGAGAAATGGTATCATTCTTTGTGTTGTTGGTGGTATTTCTGCTGCAGGATTTAATTTAGCGTACCACGTTGCCGATAATATTGGTCATATTGGTCAAATTTCTCAAGAACAATATAGTAGCTCACCTTGGATTGCTCGTTTGGCTGTTATGCTACCTTCATTTATTGGTAGCGGAATTGCTATTATGGTGTATTTTGCTTACCAATTAACAAAAAATAAAAGTTGGGAAAACTTCAACAAAAAAGAAAGTCCTAAAAACCTTTTATTACTACTTATTATGGC
The nucleotide sequence above comes from Aureibaculum algae. Encoded proteins:
- a CDS encoding alkaline phosphatase D family protein; this encodes MKKYLIIISFLISNFIIAQNDELLRLPANIQPEDRICFAMYTVHENTLKLTAQFNPIRNFEAFEASLEIEENGKWVKKAEATIIYPGYTAPFRVENWDDTKEFKYRVNHENKAFYEGIIKKNPIDKNTFVIAALTCNSIYPNHGGDISKEDLVSNIKYLNPDLIFFSGDQVYDHSEHYLYWLKFGRDFGEILRNTPSVILPDDHDIGHGNLWGQGGKKADSRRGISGGYYMSPEYVKEVERAQTSHLPDPFDPTPVEQGIGVYYTDLKWGGMSFAILEDRKFKSGLDEMVKHNPDIFPNGGYEAIFDPKVDTRKLDVPGTTLLGERQLKFLETWTTDWENTEMKTVLSQTTFAMVDNYTGKYDRELFADFDSNGWPQSGRNKALTVIRKSFSPMISGDTHLGTLFQHGIDDWNDAGYCFATPAIANFWLRWWEPNVPGKNKLKNAPSYTGEFLDGFKNKITVKAAANPTLPEIKEGGYLSTRAAGFGVVTYNKKVRTITFDCWARNVDISKPNTKQYPGWPVTISQKDNFKIEKGYELPLLNISKNNQVVTVKNQFTKEVISSIRINGNTYQPKVLYPGNYYIEIGEGLNKKRLQEIEAKAKNKSTIQINL
- a CDS encoding receptor L domain-containing protein, with protein sequence MLVTINIVISCNSDNSEDIIIEDYVGDVILKTQIEVDDFGKKEYLNIIGSLWITPEDLSDIQNLSALKSLTCISGDLVIKFSNLIDLSGFNNLTKIEGGLYMNSNPSLASLTGLSKLETVGTVAGRDMLQIDDNNSLVNIDGLKSLTTITGILWIANNSSIANIRGVNNLSTINRHLWILNNPKLTSLEGLEKIEFLGESEGHLLIDDNDSLLNLKGLENLSIIKGYIQITNNNALIDFNELANLTLVNYGVNIQDNSSLVSLDGFINLKSAGGFTIQSNSVLADFCGLKPFLEEDTLDTQYIVNSNLYNPTKEQIVDGNCSN
- a CDS encoding enoyl-CoA hydratase/isomerase family protein, which codes for MFNYTKIDRLGIITLDKSPANSYDVHFFNEFETILNTIENDKDVAVVLLKSGIPKFFCAGADIKVFASNTVEENNKMVAMANKIATMISSSSKIFIAFLNGHTLGGGLELAVACDIRLASNKKFLIGLPEVKLGLMPGNGGIPRLVNAVGHSYAFEMVISGNPINSEEAFRIGLAHKLYNVETAEQEALEYAKNLSKGPKIAMATIKQTFAEGVGKRTQDFLQLETKMVKNLYDTFDAKEGFQSFIEKREPKFE
- a CDS encoding glycoside hydrolase family 2 protein, with product MKNISQEEKDYLKGDGETSNDKIVLDLSGSNWQMEGIRPNEGVKIGFHQLNFDITGDSFNWGFAKVPGDVYTDLWRQGRIEDPHFGRNSLKAKWVPENEWWYKRQFDVPKEMDGKRIQLVFDGVDFGCDVYLNGELLGTHEGMFSQFKFDVSNTIRFERLRFGTNVLMVRLHPAPRRYSQVAGRKPAWHGDYWVALPPTGIWKPVYLEAMGNVTIEDTYVKSSILKDDLAKLDIDIELENHFEDEQEVLIDIEVEGNNFESQTFSINTKAKLLKKGTNNLNLSLDIDNAKLWWPWDLGDQNLYNATVTISDKNEQILDTTTTTFGIREVEMVHNPGFTLDEVENPWTVMINGKRHFMRSGTWGGPPDIFMGRAHPSKYVELIRLAKEANFNNLRIFGWHPEEIPLFYQLCNEAGITVWQDVLPLASLSLPKDQEFKDAVFAEAISSVKAQRNHPCIVLLEGSEELFMTASDPVHNLQFVNELGEAIKPYTPLHFIPSSPLSDEVGMNLGFKPNESFHANDLFYGEGEFVMEDYFPSLDYAVIPELAISSCPNIESIKKFIPADEIWPPGPSWGHHWTDFDALRTLNFEVVGDQSTDSLESFVTATQIAQGAIFQYALEHFRTRKPKTSAICICHYITFAPDMKWGIVDYYQEKKLSFDYVRKAYQPVLLTMKHYDRRWLPGEEFKGELWVVNDLYKSFNNSKATIKFLDNNKKVIKEEQFDFASIGGDSSSKYIDVSCKVPGEIGDKFYAEMTLVDAEGTIISENDYMMLVADKIKDRAELRAIGLEAFKIKQKYGWANYFRYFPGLGAEEGHLEADQKMPIARGFDTK
- a CDS encoding L-rhamnose/proton symporter RhaT, encoding MGIGIFWVLLAAIMLGFYAFPSKFVKNYAVENLWSGFWLLAMFVVPIISTLFLVEGLGATYDQVPNSIFASIFALSILWGIGNLLWGISISKIGMALGFSLLIGVATLTGSLLPFFMGGADKLATPGGMLILGGIFVIMLGIIANGKAGLLRETNNDTAKDTTTKNNMRNGIILCVVGGISAAGFNLAYHVADNIGHIGQISQEQYSSSPWIARLAVMLPSFIGSGIAIMVYFAYQLTKNKSWENFNKKESPKNLLLLLIMAIVYCASLIIYGLGAYELGPLGTSVGFAIFQTGCIMVANILGYFTGEWDNASKKSKNWMFGGLAIMSLGIIIIAVGNGIQ
- a CDS encoding beta-galactosidase, with product MKTLKLVSIIGLVLVFSFVSCNKKQPNNSTIDTLVLFDFENNFDESLVKPQDATFKLIKEEKNSFIQVDNGYTLRETGVKLVSSIENPWNLTGYYQVKADVSNTGDEIIQVELFVGNDPDGLKRWYCSDYIDLKPGESGTITVDLAWTPWVFKPQLDIVGMRGIPGALKTDISAIQEMVFCSRYGTQPNQFTIDNIRAVGKLEERKPDNFFPFVDEFGQYMHKDWEGKIHSETELKDAAKKELEELSKNSEPKDLGTFGGWTKGPKLKATGFFRTEKVDDKWWIVDPEGYIFWTAGLNCVASDAVFTGTDFREHYFEKLPNSESDFGQFYSIGTHTSHGFYKGKSPFKTYNFYQSNLFRKYGVNWLEKFQEMAHLRIKDWGMNTIGFVSDFGATRQQKTPYVGSIWIRNTPKIEGSEGFWGKFHDVFDPNFRIAVKNSVLDQKEGANDPWCIGYFVDNELSWGLLGSLSIGTLKSNASQPAKIEFIKDLKAKYSSIENLNNVWKTKHTSWGELLNATLAPNQENAKEDLVDFYQKIAETYFRIINEELKKVAPNQNYLGCRFAWANNDIVLTAASKYLDIMSFNKYEYSIEHFSLPKGVDKPVIIGEFHFGALDKGSFHVGIKKAKDQAERGQMYQNYIQGALRHPNIVGAHWFQYLDEPNTGRFDGENYNVGFIDVCDNPYPELIKKVKETTYSMYDYRTNN
- a CDS encoding aldehyde dehydrogenase family protein, producing the protein MNSTNIKHYSCYINGEWLDDNTREVIQVENPANNEIYATVTACTKDDVQYALESSEKAQRAWALTPANTRAQYIIEIANKLKAEREHFAKLLVLEQGKTYPEALGEVDDTITYMTYSAESARRIQGAIFPAEQANKRLSIYKVPYGVTVGLCAFNYPLALIGRKVGPALATGNTMIIKPHELTPTTASEFCRLVDESSLPKGVINMVSTKNAEAASLLVESPITKLISLTGSTRAGRAMYRAAAENITGLILELGGKAPFIVCEDADIDKAVDAAVISRYANCGQVCICNEMVFVDEKIADEFTDKVIKRTKQIKVGDPFDSSVNMGPNVSKFGLERVHNLVKENVNQGAELLLGGSRPEGKYFEKGNWYTPTILGNVKGTDATISQELFAPIMPIVKVIGFDEALALANNREEGLSAYLYTNDYRIHQKAIDSLEVGTIFINQQIIGNIQGYHSGHKTSGIAGEDGVYGVDHYLQKRTIYLNYE